One genomic region from Jiangella sp. DSM 45060 encodes:
- the rplR gene encoding 50S ribosomal protein L18: protein MGIAINRQIRKGDKRAARDRRHLRVRKKVTGTAERPRLVVTRSLRHMVVQVVDDATGRTLASATSMEADLRSLDGDKTAKARRVGELVADRAKAAGVEAVVFDRGGNQYHGRVAAVAEGAREGGLKL, encoded by the coding sequence ATGGGCATCGCGATCAATCGCCAGATCAGGAAGGGCGACAAGCGGGCTGCCCGGGACCGCCGGCACCTGCGGGTCCGGAAGAAGGTCACCGGCACGGCCGAGCGTCCGCGCCTGGTCGTCACCCGGTCGCTGCGGCACATGGTGGTCCAGGTCGTCGACGACGCCACCGGCCGCACCCTTGCCTCGGCCACCAGCATGGAAGCCGACCTGCGCTCGCTCGACGGCGACAAGACCGCCAAGGCACGTCGCGTCGGCGAGCTCGTCGCCGACCGCGCCAAGGCGGCCGGTGTCGAGGCCGTGGTCTTCGACCGTGGCGGCAACCAGTACCACGGCCGGGTGGCCGCGGTGGCGGAGGGCGCCCGCGAGGGCGGCCTGAAGCTCTGA
- the rplB gene encoding 50S ribosomal protein L2, whose amino-acid sequence MGIRKYKPTTPGRRGSSVADFVEVTRSTPEKSLVRPLPKKGGRNNSGKITTRHQGGGHKRQYRVIDFRRADKDGVPAKVAHIEYDPNRTSRIALLHYADGEKRYILAPYRLAQGATVEAGPGADIKPGNNLPLRNIPVGTVVHAIELRPGGGAKIARSAGVGVQLVAKEGTWAQLRMPSGEIRNVDVRCRATVGEVGNAEQSNINWGKAGRMRWKGKRPTVRGVAMNPVDHPHGGGEGKTSGGRHPVNPNGRPEGRTRRKNKPSDRQIVRRRKTGKKR is encoded by the coding sequence ATGGGAATCCGAAAGTACAAGCCGACGACGCCGGGCCGACGCGGCTCCAGCGTCGCCGACTTCGTCGAGGTCACCCGGTCCACGCCCGAGAAGTCGCTGGTGCGGCCGCTGCCCAAGAAGGGCGGCCGTAACAACTCCGGCAAGATCACGACGCGGCACCAGGGTGGCGGCCACAAGCGCCAGTACCGGGTCATCGACTTCCGCCGGGCCGACAAGGACGGCGTGCCGGCGAAGGTCGCGCACATCGAGTACGACCCCAACCGCACGTCGCGCATCGCGCTGCTGCACTACGCCGACGGCGAGAAGCGCTACATCCTGGCGCCGTACCGCCTGGCGCAGGGCGCCACCGTCGAGGCCGGCCCCGGCGCCGACATCAAGCCCGGCAACAACCTGCCGCTGCGCAACATCCCGGTCGGTACGGTCGTGCACGCCATCGAGCTGCGGCCCGGTGGCGGCGCGAAGATCGCCCGCTCCGCCGGTGTCGGTGTCCAGCTGGTCGCCAAGGAAGGCACCTGGGCGCAGCTGCGCATGCCGTCCGGCGAGATCCGCAACGTCGACGTGCGCTGCCGCGCCACCGTCGGCGAGGTCGGCAACGCCGAGCAGTCGAACATCAACTGGGGCAAGGCCGGCCGCATGCGCTGGAAGGGCAAGCGCCCGACGGTCCGTGGTGTCGCCATGAACCCGGTCGACCACCCGCACGGTGGTGGTGAGGGCAAGACGTCCGGTGGTCGTCACCCGGTCAACCCGAACGGTCGTCCCGAGGGGCGCACCCGCCGGAAGAACAAGCCCAGCGACCGTCAGATCGTCCGCCGTCGCAAGACCGGCAAGAAGCGCTGA
- the rpsH gene encoding 30S ribosomal protein S8: MTMTDPIADMLTRLRNANTAHHDTVAMPHSKIKVNIAEILKQQGYIAGFSVREPAEDQVGKTLELTLKYGPSRERSIAGIRRVSKPGLRVYAKATNMPRVLGGLGVAIISTSQGLLTGQAAAKQGVGGEVLAYVW, translated from the coding sequence ATGACCATGACCGACCCGATCGCAGACATGCTCACCCGTCTGCGCAACGCCAACACGGCGCACCACGACACCGTGGCGATGCCGCACAGCAAGATCAAGGTGAACATCGCCGAGATCCTCAAGCAGCAGGGCTACATCGCCGGGTTCTCCGTGCGCGAGCCGGCCGAGGACCAGGTCGGCAAGACGCTCGAGCTCACCCTGAAGTACGGCCCGTCCCGCGAGCGCTCGATCGCCGGCATCCGCCGCGTCAGCAAGCCGGGTCTGCGGGTCTACGCGAAGGCGACGAACATGCCGCGCGTGCTCGGTGGGCTGGGCGTCGCCATCATCTCCACGTCGCAGGGCCTGCTCACGGGTCAGGCGGCGGCCAAGCAGGGTGTGGGCGGGGAAGTCCTCGCCTACGTCTGGTAA
- the rplN gene encoding 50S ribosomal protein L14, with translation MIQQESRLRVADNTGAKELLCIRVLGGSGRRYAGIGDVIVATVKDAIPGGAVKKGDVVKAVVVRTVKERRRPDGSYIRFDENAAVIIRDGGDPRGTRIFGPVGRELRDKRFMRIISLAPEVL, from the coding sequence ATGATTCAGCAGGAGTCGCGGCTGCGGGTCGCCGACAACACCGGTGCCAAGGAGCTCTTGTGCATCCGTGTGCTCGGTGGCTCCGGTCGGCGATACGCCGGCATCGGTGATGTCATCGTGGCCACCGTCAAGGACGCCATTCCCGGCGGCGCGGTCAAGAAGGGCGACGTCGTCAAGGCCGTGGTCGTGCGGACCGTGAAGGAGCGCCGCCGTCCGGACGGCTCCTACATCCGCTTCGACGAGAACGCGGCGGTCATCATCAGGGACGGCGGGGACCCGCGCGGCACGCGCATCTTCGGCCCCGTCGGTCGTGAGCTGCGGGACAAGCGTTTCATGCGCATCATCTCGCTCGCTCCGGAGGTGTTGTGA
- the rpsQ gene encoding 30S ribosomal protein S17 produces the protein MSPANKEENVTESPKTAGNAPGGRGYRKTRQGVVVSDKMDKTVVVTVEDRFKHPLYGKVVRRSSKLKAHDEQNTAGIGDRVLLMETRPLSATKRWRVVEILEKAK, from the coding sequence GTGAGCCCCGCGAACAAGGAAGAGAACGTGACCGAGAGCCCGAAGACCGCTGGGAACGCGCCGGGCGGCCGTGGCTACCGCAAGACCCGCCAGGGCGTGGTGGTCAGCGACAAGATGGACAAGACCGTCGTCGTCACCGTCGAGGACCGCTTCAAGCACCCGCTCTACGGCAAGGTCGTCCGTCGGTCGAGCAAGCTGAAGGCCCACGACGAGCAGAACACCGCCGGCATCGGCGACCGCGTCCTGCTCATGGAGACCCGTCCGCTGTCGGCCACGAAGCGCTGGCGCGTCGTGGAGATCCTCGAGAAGGCGAAGTAG
- the rplE gene encoding 50S ribosomal protein L5 — protein MTTTTETRALPRLKQRYRDEIIAGLREQFQIANVMQVPTVTKVVVNMGVGEAARDAKLIEGAIADLAAITGQRPQVTKARKSIAQFKLREGMPIGAHATLRGDRMWEFLDRLVTIALPRIRDFRGLSGKQFDGNGNYTFGLNEQSMFHEIDQDKIDRVRGMDITVVTTATNDDQGRALLKLLGFPFKEN, from the coding sequence ATGACCACCACCACTGAGACCCGCGCTCTGCCGCGGCTCAAGCAGCGCTACCGCGACGAGATCATCGCGGGGCTGCGCGAGCAGTTCCAGATCGCGAACGTCATGCAGGTGCCGACCGTGACCAAGGTCGTCGTCAACATGGGTGTCGGCGAGGCCGCTCGTGACGCGAAGCTGATCGAGGGCGCCATCGCCGACCTCGCGGCCATCACGGGCCAGCGTCCGCAGGTCACCAAGGCGCGCAAGTCCATCGCGCAGTTCAAGCTGCGCGAGGGCATGCCGATCGGTGCGCACGCGACGCTGCGCGGCGACCGCATGTGGGAGTTCCTGGACCGCCTGGTGACCATCGCGCTGCCCCGTATCCGGGACTTCCGCGGCCTGTCGGGCAAGCAGTTCGACGGCAACGGGAACTACACGTTCGGTCTCAACGAGCAGTCGATGTTCCACGAGATCGACCAGGACAAGATCGACCGGGTCCGCGGCATGGACATCACGGTCGTCACGACCGCGACCAACGACGACCAGGGTCGGGCGCTGCTCAAGCTGCTCGGTTTCCCGTTCAAGGAGAACTGA
- the rpsC gene encoding 30S ribosomal protein S3 — MGQKINPHGFRLGVSTDHKSRWFADSTTQGQRYRDYIAEDVAIRKLMTDGMERAGISHVDIERTRDRVRVDIHTARPGIVIGRRGVGADRLRSELEKLTGKQVQMNVLEVKQPEIDAQLVAQGVAEQLSARVAFRRAMRKALQTTMRAGAKGVRIQCSGRLGGAEMSRSEFYREGRVPLHTLRADVDYGFYEARTTFGRIGVKVWIYKGDVSGSRAERAAEQAAQARAQQSRGGGGGRGRPERRRPGGRGDRGDNAPATQAAEAPATAPEAPAADAAATTTGQEG, encoded by the coding sequence GTGGGTCAGAAGATCAACCCGCACGGGTTCCGGCTGGGCGTTTCCACCGATCACAAGAGCCGGTGGTTCGCCGACAGCACGACCCAGGGTCAGCGCTACCGTGACTACATCGCCGAGGACGTCGCCATCCGCAAGCTGATGACCGACGGCATGGAGCGCGCCGGCATCTCGCACGTCGACATCGAGCGGACGCGTGACCGCGTGCGCGTCGACATCCACACCGCCCGGCCGGGCATCGTCATCGGCCGCCGCGGCGTGGGCGCGGACCGCCTGCGTTCGGAGCTCGAGAAGCTCACCGGCAAGCAGGTCCAGATGAACGTCCTCGAGGTCAAGCAGCCCGAGATCGACGCTCAGCTGGTCGCGCAGGGTGTGGCCGAGCAGCTGTCGGCTCGTGTGGCGTTCCGCCGCGCGATGCGCAAGGCGCTGCAGACCACCATGCGCGCCGGTGCCAAGGGCGTCCGCATCCAGTGCTCGGGTCGTCTCGGCGGCGCCGAGATGAGCCGCTCGGAGTTCTACCGCGAGGGTCGCGTCCCGCTGCACACGCTGCGCGCCGACGTCGACTACGGCTTCTACGAGGCCCGCACCACCTTCGGCCGCATCGGCGTGAAGGTGTGGATCTACAAGGGTGACGTCAGCGGCTCCCGCGCCGAGCGCGCCGCTGAGCAGGCCGCGCAGGCCCGTGCTCAGCAGTCGCGCGGCGGCGGTGGCGGCCGTGGCCGTCCGGAGCGTCGCCGGCCGGGTGGCCGTGGCGACCGCGGCGACAACGCTCCCGCCACGCAGGCCGCCGAGGCCCCCGCGACCGCGCCCGAGGCGCCGGCCGCCGACGCCGCGGCGACCACGACGGGCCAGGAGGGCTGA
- the secY gene encoding preprotein translocase subunit SecY yields the protein MLRVFAQAFRTPDLRTKLLFTLGIIAIFRVGSVLPTPGVDVPAVRTCVDLAGNEGIYGMLNLFSGGAMLQLAVFALGIIPYITASIILQLLTVVIPRIEALRKEGASGQAQITQYTRYLTIGLALLQSTTIVTLARRGQFFPNCPEEVLQDDSLTTAAIMIIVMTAGTGLVMWLGELITDRGVGNGMSLLIFTQIVASVPSMFWSIQTSRGWGVFGLVVVVALIVVALIVFVEQAQRRIPVQYAKRMVGRRMYGGSATYIPLKINQAGVIPVIFASSLLYIPLLAAQFNQTSGWALWIQDNFTRGTHPAYIAAYFLLIVGFAFFYVSITFNPKDISDNMKRYGGFVPGIRAGRATEEYLAYVLNRITSAGAIYLALVALLPLLAFNVLNPADGGQSFNNMFGGTSILIMVGVGLQTVQQIESQLQQRNYEGFLR from the coding sequence GTGCTCAGAGTGTTCGCGCAGGCGTTCCGTACACCTGACCTGCGCACGAAATTGCTGTTCACGCTGGGCATCATCGCGATCTTCCGGGTCGGTTCGGTCCTGCCCACGCCCGGCGTCGACGTCCCGGCGGTACGGACCTGTGTGGACCTCGCCGGCAACGAGGGCATCTACGGGATGCTCAACCTGTTCTCCGGCGGGGCGATGCTGCAGCTGGCCGTCTTCGCGCTCGGCATCATCCCGTACATCACCGCCAGCATCATCCTGCAGCTGCTGACGGTCGTGATCCCCCGCATCGAGGCGCTGCGCAAGGAAGGCGCGTCCGGGCAGGCTCAGATCACGCAGTACACCCGGTACCTCACCATCGGCCTGGCGCTGCTGCAGTCGACCACCATCGTCACGCTGGCCCGCCGCGGGCAGTTCTTCCCGAACTGCCCCGAAGAGGTCCTGCAGGACGACTCGCTGACCACCGCCGCCATCATGATCATCGTCATGACGGCCGGCACCGGCCTGGTCATGTGGCTGGGCGAGCTCATCACCGACCGCGGCGTCGGCAACGGCATGTCGCTGCTGATCTTCACCCAGATCGTCGCCAGCGTGCCGAGCATGTTCTGGAGCATCCAGACCAGCCGCGGCTGGGGCGTCTTCGGCCTGGTCGTCGTGGTCGCGCTGATCGTCGTCGCGCTCATCGTCTTCGTCGAGCAGGCACAACGGCGCATCCCGGTCCAGTACGCCAAGCGGATGGTCGGCAGGCGCATGTACGGCGGCTCGGCCACGTACATCCCGCTGAAGATCAACCAGGCCGGCGTCATCCCGGTCATCTTCGCGTCGTCGCTGCTCTACATCCCGCTGCTGGCCGCGCAGTTCAACCAGACGTCCGGCTGGGCGCTCTGGATCCAGGACAACTTCACCCGCGGCACCCACCCCGCGTACATCGCGGCGTACTTCCTGCTGATCGTCGGGTTCGCGTTCTTCTACGTGTCCATCACGTTCAACCCGAAGGACATCTCCGACAACATGAAGCGCTACGGCGGCTTCGTGCCGGGCATCCGCGCCGGCCGGGCCACCGAGGAGTACCTGGCCTACGTGCTCAACCGCATCACGTCGGCCGGCGCCATCTACCTGGCGCTCGTGGCCCTGTTGCCACTGCTGGCCTTCAACGTGCTGAACCCCGCCGACGGCGGCCAGTCGTTCAACAACATGTTCGGCGGCACCTCCATCCTGATCATGGTCGGTGTCGGCCTGCAGACCGTGCAGCAGATCGAGAGCCAGCTGCAGCAGCGCAACTACGAGGGGTTCTTGCGGTGA
- the rplW gene encoding 50S ribosomal protein L23: MTVNRRDPRDILIVPVVSEKSYSLLDENKYTFVVAPDANKTEIKIAVEKVFNVKVTGVNTQNRQGKRRRTRFGVGKRPDTKRAIVTVAEGQRIDIFSGPVG; the protein is encoded by the coding sequence GTGACCGTCAACCGCAGGGACCCGCGCGACATCCTCATCGTGCCGGTCGTGTCCGAGAAGAGCTACAGCCTTCTCGACGAGAACAAGTACACCTTCGTGGTCGCGCCCGACGCGAACAAGACCGAGATCAAGATCGCGGTCGAGAAGGTGTTCAACGTCAAGGTCACCGGTGTCAACACCCAGAACCGCCAGGGCAAGCGCCGTCGCACCCGCTTCGGTGTGGGCAAGCGCCCCGACACCAAGCGCGCGATCGTGACGGTCGCCGAAGGCCAGCGCATCGACATCTTCTCCGGCCCGGTCGGCTGA
- the rplO gene encoding 50S ribosomal protein L15, whose translation MSNSPLKPHHLRPAPGAKTAKTRVGRGEASKGKTAGRGTKGTKARYQVPARFEGGQMPLHMRLPKLKGFKNPFRVEFQVVNLDKLASLFPEGGDVTVDDLVAKGAVRAGKPVKVLGTGEISVALRVNANAFSTSAKEKITAAGGTATEV comes from the coding sequence ATGAGCAACTCGCCGCTGAAGCCGCATCACCTGCGGCCGGCCCCCGGCGCCAAGACCGCGAAGACCCGTGTGGGTCGCGGTGAGGCGTCGAAGGGCAAGACCGCGGGTCGCGGTACCAAGGGCACGAAGGCCCGTTACCAGGTGCCGGCCCGCTTCGAGGGCGGGCAGATGCCGCTGCACATGCGCCTGCCGAAGCTGAAGGGGTTCAAGAACCCGTTCCGCGTCGAGTTCCAGGTCGTGAACCTGGACAAGCTGGCGTCGCTCTTCCCGGAGGGCGGGGACGTCACCGTCGACGACCTCGTGGCCAAGGGCGCTGTGCGGGCCGGCAAGCCGGTCAAGGTTCTGGGCACCGGTGAGATCTCGGTTGCGCTGCGAGTGAACGCGAACGCGTTCTCCACCAGCGCGAAGGAGAAGATCACCGCTGCTGGGGGCACCGCCACCGAGGTGTAG
- the rplX gene encoding 50S ribosomal protein L24: MSMKIKKGDKVVVIAGKDKGLVGKVIAAYPRQERVLVEGVNRITKHQKPTQTARGTQQSGGIIHQEAPIHISNVQLAVEADVDGKKKTVGTRVGYRIDDNGNKVRFAKRTGEDI; this comes from the coding sequence GTGAGCATGAAGATCAAGAAGGGTGACAAGGTCGTCGTCATCGCCGGCAAGGACAAGGGCCTGGTGGGCAAGGTCATCGCGGCCTACCCGCGCCAGGAGCGTGTCCTCGTCGAGGGCGTCAACCGCATCACCAAGCACCAGAAGCCGACTCAGACGGCGCGTGGTACGCAGCAGTCCGGTGGGATCATCCACCAGGAGGCGCCCATCCACATCTCGAACGTGCAGCTCGCGGTCGAGGCCGACGTCGACGGCAAGAAGAAGACGGTGGGCACCCGGGTCGGGTACCGCATCGACGACAACGGCAACAAGGTCCGGTTCGCCAAGCGCACCGGTGAGGACATCTGA
- the rplF gene encoding 50S ribosomal protein L6, which translates to MSRIGKLPIPVPSGVQVDIDGRAVKVTGPKGTLNHTLPEVIGVEKGDDGTLQVVRPDDERESRALHGLTRTLVANMVTGVTDGYVKKLEIVGVGYRVTAKGQNLEFALGFSHPVVVEPPEGITFAVESPTKFSVQGIDKQKVGEIAANIRKIRKPEPYKGKGVRYEGEHVRRKVGKAGK; encoded by the coding sequence ATGTCGCGCATCGGCAAGCTCCCGATCCCGGTACCGTCCGGCGTCCAGGTCGACATCGACGGCCGCGCGGTCAAGGTCACGGGCCCCAAGGGCACGCTGAACCACACGCTGCCCGAGGTCATCGGCGTCGAGAAGGGCGACGACGGCACGCTGCAGGTCGTCCGCCCCGACGACGAGCGTGAGAGCCGCGCCCTGCACGGGCTCACCCGCACGCTGGTCGCCAACATGGTCACCGGTGTCACGGACGGGTACGTCAAGAAGCTCGAGATCGTCGGCGTCGGCTACCGCGTCACGGCCAAGGGCCAGAACCTCGAGTTCGCACTCGGCTTCAGCCACCCGGTCGTCGTCGAGCCGCCCGAGGGCATCACGTTCGCCGTCGAGTCGCCCACCAAGTTCTCGGTGCAGGGCATCGACAAGCAGAAGGTCGGCGAGATCGCGGCGAACATCCGCAAGATCCGCAAGCCCGAGCCGTACAAGGGCAAGGGCGTGCGCTACGAGGGCGAGCACGTCCGGCGCAAGGTCGGAAAGGCTGGTAAGTAA
- a CDS encoding type Z 30S ribosomal protein S14: MAKKALVIKAARKQKFAVRAYTRCQKCGRPHSVYRKFGLCRVCLREMAHRGELPGVTKSSW; the protein is encoded by the coding sequence GTGGCAAAGAAGGCGCTTGTCATCAAGGCCGCGCGCAAGCAGAAGTTCGCCGTGCGCGCGTACACGCGGTGCCAGAAGTGCGGCCGTCCGCACTCGGTGTACCGCAAGTTCGGGCTGTGCCGGGTGTGCCTGCGCGAGATGGCGCACCGCGGCGAGCTGCCGGGCGTGACCAAATCCAGCTGGTAA
- the rpsE gene encoding 30S ribosomal protein S5 codes for MAEPQRRGGGAGGERRDRRDRRDRDNRRGDGADKTNYIETVVAINRVAKVVQGGRRFSFTALVVVGDGDGTVGVGYGKAKEVPSAIAKGVEEAKKQFFKVPRIQGTIPHPVQGEKAAGVVLLRPASPGTGVIAGGPVRAVLEAAGVHDILSKSLGSSNAINIVHATVEALRSLERPEQVAARRGLPLEDVAPAALLRAQAAGASA; via the coding sequence ATGGCTGAACCCCAGCGCCGCGGTGGCGGTGCCGGTGGCGAGCGCCGCGATCGTCGTGACCGTCGCGATCGCGACAACCGTCGCGGCGACGGTGCGGACAAGACCAACTACATCGAGACCGTGGTCGCCATCAACCGCGTCGCCAAGGTCGTGCAGGGTGGGCGTCGCTTCAGCTTCACCGCTCTGGTCGTCGTCGGCGACGGCGACGGCACCGTGGGCGTCGGCTACGGCAAGGCCAAGGAGGTGCCCTCGGCGATCGCCAAGGGTGTCGAGGAGGCCAAGAAGCAGTTCTTCAAGGTGCCGCGGATCCAGGGCACCATCCCGCACCCCGTGCAGGGTGAGAAGGCTGCTGGCGTCGTGCTGCTCCGTCCGGCCTCGCCCGGTACCGGCGTCATCGCCGGTGGCCCGGTGCGCGCGGTCCTGGAGGCCGCGGGCGTCCACGACATCCTGAGCAAGTCGCTCGGGTCGTCCAACGCCATCAACATCGTGCACGCCACGGTGGAGGCGCTGCGTTCGCTGGAGCGTCCGGAGCAGGTGGCGGCCCGCCGCGGCCTGCCGCTCGAGGACGTCGCCCCGGCCGCGTTGCTGCGCGCTCAGGCCGCTGGAGCGTCGGCATGA
- the rplV gene encoding 50S ribosomal protein L22: MEARAQARFVRVTPMKARRVVDLIRGMDADEASALLRFAPQAAAEPVRKVLESAIANADDLAGTPRETLVIAQAYVDDGPTMKRFRPRAHGRASRINKRTCHITVIVDDKASIAAAKGGAR, translated from the coding sequence ATGGAAGCCAGGGCTCAAGCGCGGTTCGTCCGCGTCACGCCCATGAAGGCGCGCCGTGTGGTGGACCTGATCCGTGGTATGGACGCGGACGAGGCCTCGGCGTTGCTGCGGTTCGCACCGCAGGCGGCCGCCGAGCCGGTGCGCAAGGTGCTCGAGAGCGCCATCGCGAACGCCGACGACCTCGCGGGCACGCCGCGCGAGACGCTGGTCATCGCGCAGGCGTACGTCGATGACGGCCCGACCATGAAGCGGTTCCGCCCGCGCGCCCATGGCCGCGCGAGCCGCATCAACAAGCGGACGTGCCACATCACGGTGATCGTCGATGACAAGGCGTCGATCGCTGCAGCGAAGGGAGGGGCCCGCTAG
- the rpmD gene encoding 50S ribosomal protein L30: protein MSGQLKVRQVKSPIGGTSSQRNTLRSLGLKRIGHEVVKEDRPEIRGMVKTVSHLVTVEEV, encoded by the coding sequence ATGAGCGGCCAGCTGAAGGTCCGTCAGGTCAAGAGCCCGATCGGCGGGACGTCGTCCCAGCGCAACACGCTGCGCTCGCTCGGCCTGAAGCGGATCGGACACGAGGTCGTCAAGGAGGACCGCCCTGAGATCCGGGGCATGGTCAAGACGGTGTCGCACCTCGTCACCGTCGAGGAGGTCTGA
- the rplD gene encoding 50S ribosomal protein L4, translating to MSTVTVLDAAGKKSGTVDLPAEVFEVQVNVPLIHQVVVAQLAAARQGTHATKTRAEVSGGGAKPYRQKGTGRARQGSIRAPQFTGGGIVHGPQPRDYSQRTPKKMKAAALRGALSDRASHGRVHVVTGFVDGDAPSTKAALKALQSLTERRSVLVVVERGDELTVKSLRNAPQVHLLVADQLNTYDVLCADDIVFTKGALDAFLGGGEQAAEEGTK from the coding sequence GTGAGCACCGTCACGGTTCTCGACGCCGCCGGCAAGAAGTCCGGCACGGTCGACCTCCCGGCCGAGGTCTTCGAGGTCCAGGTCAACGTTCCGCTGATCCACCAGGTCGTGGTGGCCCAGCTGGCCGCGGCCCGTCAGGGCACGCACGCCACCAAGACCCGCGCCGAGGTGTCCGGCGGCGGCGCCAAGCCGTACCGCCAGAAGGGCACCGGCCGCGCCCGTCAGGGCTCGATCCGCGCGCCGCAGTTCACCGGCGGTGGCATCGTCCACGGCCCGCAGCCGCGCGACTACTCGCAGCGGACGCCGAAGAAGATGAAGGCCGCGGCGCTGCGCGGCGCGCTGTCCGACCGGGCGAGCCACGGCCGTGTGCACGTGGTCACCGGCTTCGTCGACGGCGACGCCCCCAGCACGAAGGCCGCCCTGAAGGCTCTGCAGTCGCTCACCGAGCGGCGCAGCGTCCTGGTCGTGGTCGAGCGGGGCGACGAGCTGACGGTGAAGAGCCTGCGCAACGCGCCGCAGGTGCACCTGCTCGTGGCCGACCAGCTGAACACGTACGACGTGCTCTGCGCCGACGACATCGTCTTCACCAAGGGCGCGCTCGACGCGTTCCTGGGCGGCGGGGAGCAGGCCGCTGAGGAGGGCACCAAGTGA
- the rplP gene encoding 50S ribosomal protein L16, which yields MLIPRKVKHRKQHHPKRRGMAKGGTSLAFGEYGIQAVEGHYVTNRQIEAARIAITRHIRRGGKVWINIYPDRPLTKKPAETRMGSGKGSPEWWIANVKPGRVMFELSYPNETVAREALTRAIHKLPMKARIVKREAGEF from the coding sequence ATGCTGATCCCTCGCAAGGTCAAGCACCGCAAGCAGCACCACCCGAAGCGCCGCGGCATGGCCAAGGGCGGCACGTCGCTGGCCTTCGGCGAGTACGGCATCCAGGCGGTCGAGGGCCACTACGTGACCAACCGCCAGATCGAGGCCGCTCGTATCGCCATCACGCGGCACATCCGCCGTGGCGGCAAGGTGTGGATCAACATCTACCCGGACCGCCCGCTGACGAAGAAGCCGGCCGAGACCCGCATGGGTTCCGGTAAGGGTTCGCCGGAGTGGTGGATCGCCAACGTGAAGCCGGGCCGGGTCATGTTCGAGCTCTCGTACCCGAACGAGACCGTGGCTCGCGAGGCGCTCACGCGCGCGATCCACAAGCTCCCGATGAAGGCGCGCATCGTGAAGCGCGAGGCAGGTGAGTTCTGA
- the rpsS gene encoding 30S ribosomal protein S19: MPRSLKKGPFVDEHLAKKVDAQNEKGTKNVIKTWSRRSMIVPDMIGHTIAVHDGRKHVPVFVTEAMVGHKLGEFAPTRTFKGHEKDDRRARRR, encoded by the coding sequence ATGCCGCGCAGCCTGAAGAAGGGCCCCTTCGTCGACGAGCACCTGGCCAAGAAGGTCGATGCTCAGAACGAGAAGGGCACGAAGAACGTCATCAAGACCTGGTCCCGTCGCTCGATGATCGTGCCGGACATGATCGGCCACACCATCGCGGTGCACGACGGCCGCAAGCACGTCCCGGTGTTCGTGACGGAGGCGATGGTCGGGCACAAGCTCGGCGAGTTCGCACCGACGCGCACGTTCAAGGGCCACGAGAAGGACGACCGCCGCGCCCGGCGCCGGTGA
- the rpmC gene encoding 50S ribosomal protein L29, which yields MAIGSKDLDAVSLRERSDDELVEELQKAKESLFNLRFQGATGQLESHGRLKAVRRDIARIYTIMRERELGIVAVVSAPVESKKAEKAEAKAEPKKAPAKKAAAKAEVEADDAAEAPKKAAPRKRTTKKAAAEDGAE from the coding sequence ATGGCGATCGGTTCGAAGGACCTCGACGCCGTGTCGCTGCGCGAGCGGTCTGACGACGAGCTGGTCGAGGAGCTGCAGAAGGCCAAGGAGTCGCTGTTCAACCTGCGCTTCCAGGGTGCCACCGGTCAGCTCGAGAGCCACGGCCGGCTGAAGGCCGTCCGTCGCGACATCGCGCGCATCTACACCATCATGCGCGAGCGCGAGCTCGGCATCGTCGCCGTCGTGTCGGCGCCGGTCGAGTCGAAGAAGGCCGAGAAGGCGGAGGCCAAGGCCGAGCCGAAGAAGGCGCCGGCCAAGAAGGCCGCCGCCAAGGCCGAAGTCGAGGCCGACGACGCCGCCGAGGCGCCGAAGAAGGCCGCGCCGCGCAAGCGGACGACCAAGAAGGCCGCTGCTGAGGACGGTGCCGAGTGA